The Cognaticolwellia beringensis genome segment GCCCATGGCTGATATTGACAGTGAAAAGCTTTCTGCTTCGTCGCTAGCGTTGATCCGTCGTTACAAGAATAACTTAACTCAACTTTAGTTATGACAGGAAATCTTACCCTTTTATTTTTTTATACCTTTTTGGTATAACCAAGCTTTTACTTATATGGATAATGATTTATCGCTGTGGCATGATGTTAGCCAATAATATCATGCTACCAATAGTGAACAGCAATGCATTTAACCCATTTACAAAAGCTAGAAGCCGAATCTATTCACATTATTCGAGAAGTTGCCGCAGAATTTGATAATCCTGTGATGCTTTACTCGGTTGGGAAAGACTCTGCCGTTCTTCTTCATCTTGCCCGAAAAGCCTTTGCACCTGGAAAAATCCCTTTTCCGCTTTTACATGTTGATACCAATTGGAAATTCAAAGAAATGATTGAATTTCGTGATCAAATGGCGAAGGAATATGGTTTTGACCTACTGGTACATAAGAACCCAGAAGGTATAGCCATGAATATTAGTCCTTTTGAACACGGTAGTGCTAAGCATACCGATGTGATGAAAACCCAAGGATTAAAACAAGCCCTTGATCAATATGGTTTTGACGCTGCATTTGGTGGCGCACGTCGTGACGAAGAAAAGTCTCGCGCGAAAGAGCGTGTGTATTCATTTCGTGATAAAAACCATCGTTGGGACCCTAAAAGTCAACGTCCAGAATTGTGGAATATTTATAACGGCAAAGTTAATAAAGGCGAAAGTATTCGCGTATTTCCATTGTCGAATTGGACCGAGCTTGATATTTGGCAATATATCTATTTAGAAGGCATTAAAATTGTGCCGCTTTATTTAGCTGAAAAACGTCCTGTAGTTGAACGCGATGGCAGTTTAATTATGGTTGACGACGAGCGTATGCCAATTGGTAAAGATGAAGTGGTACAAATGAAAAGTGTGCGCTTTAGAACTTTAGGTTGTTACCCGTTAACTGGTGCAGTTGAGTCAACAGCAACGACGTTACCTGAAATTATTCAAGAAATGCTATTAACAAAAACCTCTGAACGCCAAGGCCGTGTTATTGATCACGATTCGTCTGGCTCAATGGAGAAGAAAAAAATGGAAGGTTATTTTTAAAGCGAGATGTAAAAAGTTTTAAGTTTGAAGCTTTCAGCTTTCAGTTAAAGCAAGAAAATAAGCTATCAGTATTAAGCTAACAGCTTTCAGTTAAAAGACTAAAGACAAGAGGTCAGTTGGGCATTTTGGCTTTGTGTTTAGTGAAAGCTTCTAACTGACAGCTTACAGCTGTGTTGATGGGTAGTTTAATTGAAGTTTTGAGCTCATAGTTAAATCAAGTGCCATACTGATGGTTTTAGATTTTGCTGATAGCTTTAAACTGACAGCTTACAGCTATATCTTAACAGGGATTTGTTATGAACTTTGAAAAGCTAGATGTTTGGAAAAGAGCTGCTCGGTTATCTGCTGATATTTATAAACAGACGAGTTCTTTACGTGATTTTGGGTTTCGGGATCAAATAACGCGTTCTGGTTTGTCAGTGCCAAGTAATATCGCAGAAGGTATGACACGCGAGACGCCAAAAGATAAAAGGCATTTTATAACCATAGCTAGATCATCTTTGGCGGAGCTTCGAACACAAATTTATATTGGTATAGATATTGGCTATTTACCTAAAGATAAAAGCCAATACTGGATTAAAGAAACAGAAGAGTTATCAGCAATGTTAACAGGGCTGAGGAATTCGATTTAAGTAGATAAGCTGTTAGTAAGAAAAATAGCTATCAGATTTAAGCTTTCAGCTATCAGAAAGAAACTGGTTTAGTATTTTAGGTTTTACTGAAAGCTTAAAACTGACAGCTTAAAGCTTATTTTACTGACAGCTTATAACTATTAAGTAATTAGGAATAACGATGATAGATTCACCTGAGAAAAATATAGTAGAAAATGGCTTACTTGAAACAGATATTGAAGCTTATTTAAAGCAGCATGAAAACAAAGAAATGGTGCGCTTTTTTACTTGTGGTAGCGTTGATGATGGCAAAAGTACCTTAATTGGCCGGTTATTACACGATTCTAAAATGATCTTTGAAGATCAATTAGCGGCGATTAAAAACGACAGTAAAAAGTCGGGTACTACCGGTGAAGCAATTGACTTAGCCTTGCTAGTTGATGGTTTGCAGTCAGAACGCGAGCAGGGCATTACTATTGATGTTGCTTATCGTTATTTTGCCACTGATAAACGTAAGTTTATTATTGCTGATACTCCTGGCCATGAGCAATACACACGTAATATGGCGACAGGCGCCTCTACTTGTGACTTGGCAATTATTTTGATTGATGCTCGCCACGGTGTGCAAGTGCAAACTCGTCGTCATTCATTTATTTGTTCTTTGTTAGGCATTAAGCATGTTCTAGTTGCTGTGAACAAAATGGACTTGGTTGACTATAGCCAAGAGCGTTACCAAGAAATTAAAAAAGACTATCGTAATTTTGCTGATGACTTAGCTTTTGAAGATGTGCGCTTTGTACCCATTTCAGCCCTAAATGGCGATAATGTTGTTGAAGAAAGTAGCAATATGTCTTGGTATCCTGGTGCCACTTTAATGAAATTATTAAATACCATTAAAGTTGATGATCAGAAGAGCTTTACACAATTTCGTTTACAAGTGCAGTATGTTAACCGCCCGAACTTAGATTTTAGGGGCTTTGCTGGCACAGTTGGCTCAGGACATGTTCGCGTTGGTGATGAAATTGTTGCTTTGCCATCAGGTAAAGAGAGCAAAATAAAATCTATAGTTACTTTTGAAGGTGACATTGAACGTGCTGACCACGGTATGGCTGTAACTTTAACGCTTGAAGATGAAATTGATATCAGTCGCGGTGAAATGATTGTTAAAAAAGGTCATATCCCTTCTTCAGCCAAAGAGCTAAGTGCCACTATTGTTTGGATGCACGAAGACGAGCTAGAACCAGGTCGTGAGTATTATATTAAGCACGGTAGTAAGCTTACTACCGGACATGCGGTTAAAATTGATCACCGTATTGATGTGAATACGTTAGAGAAATTCGATGTTGATCAATTAGCGCTAAATGAAATCGGTGTTGCACATTTTGAAGTTTCTGAAGCGTTACATTTTGATGCTTATGGTGATAATAAGGCCACAGGTGCTTTTATTATTATCGACCGATTGAGTAACGTTACCGTGGGTGCGGGCATGATTAATGGCGCACTTGAAGCACAGCAAGAGCATCAGTACTCAGCGTTTGAAAAAGAACTGAATACCTTAGTTCGTAAGCACTTCCCACATTGGGGCGCGCGCGATTTATTGAAGTAGTATTTGGTTTGATGGATTGAAGTCCAACCTACAAAGAGCTTACGGGTGATTTGTAGGTCGGCATTTATGCCGTCAACTTGAAGGCTATATCGATATCTATACAGTAATCTGTGCAGGTGAAGTCATAACGATAAGGCGGTTAAATTTCATTTAACTTGATGGACTGAAGTCCAACCTACAATGGGCTGCCAATGAGCTGTGATTTGTAGGTCGGCATTTATGCCGTCAGCTTGAAGGTTATGTCCATACCTATACAGTAACCTGTGCAGGCAAGGTTATAACGATAGGGCTTGTTAAATTTCATTTAACTTGATGGACTGAAGTCCAACCTACATAGAGCTTACGGGTGATTTTTTGTAGGTCGGCATTTATGCCGTCAATGTGAAGGCTATATCCATACCTATACAGTAATCTGTGCAGGTGAAGTCATAACGATAGGGCTTGTTAAATTTCATTTAACTTGATGGACTGAAGTCCAACCTACAATGGGCTGCCAATGAGCTGTGGTAATTTGTAGGTCGGCATTTATGCCGTCAGTTTGAAGGCTGTAGTTGTACCTATACAGTAATCTGTGCAGGCAAGGTTATAACGATAGGGCTTGTTAAATTTCATTTAACTTGATGGACTAAAGTCCAACCTACAATGGGCTGCCAATGAGCTGTGGTGGTTTTGTAGGTCGGTATTTATGCCGTCAGCTTGAGGGATTTAGCCATACCTATACAGTTATCTGTGCAGGCAAGGTTATAACGATAGGGCTTGTTAAATTTCATTTAACTTGATGGACTGAAGTCCAACCTACAATGGGCTGCCAATGAGCTGTGGTGATTTGTAGGTCGGCATTTATGCCGTCAGTTTGACGGATTTAGCCATATCTATACAGTAATCTGTGCAGGTAAAGTTCTAACGATAGGGCTTGTTAAGTTTCATTTAACTTGATGGACTGAAGTCCAACCTACAATGGGCTGCCAATGAGCTGTGGTGGTTTTGTAGGTCGGCATTTATGCCGTCAGCTTGAGGGATTTAGCCATACCTATACAGTTATCTGTGCAGGCAAGGTTATAACGATAGGGCTTGTTAAATTTCATTTAACTTGATGGACTGAAGTCCAACCTACAATGGGCTGCCAATGAGCTGTGGTGGTTTTGTAGGTCGGCATTTATGCCGTCAGCTTGAAGGTTATACCTATACATTAATCTGTGCAGGTGAAGTCATAACGATAGGGCTTGTTAAATTTCATTTAACTTGATGGACTGAAGTCCAACCTACATAGAGCCTATAGGTGATTGTATTTGGTCTGTCATTTGTATTGTTGGTATTCTAAAAAATCGAGATATTTTACCTTTAGAACATAGGATTAGGTTTACATTATGTTGTTAACGCAGTGGCTACTGGTCGCAATATTTGCATTAACGTTGATCGGGCTGGTTTGTTTTCCTAATAAACCCGAGCGCGTTTTTGGTAGCACAACGTTACTGTGTTTAGCGGCGTCATTTGTGAGTACTGATGATATTCTCAGTAATGCCGTTAATCCTGGCTTAGTCACGTTATTATTATTAGTGTTATGTTCATTTGCTTATGAGCGCACCAGTATTATAAGGCGTATATCTGCGTTAATGCTGAACGGAAAAGCTGCTACGGCAAGCTTTAGAACGCTTGTTTTTACGGCGTTAAGTTCAGCGTTAATCAGTAATACTGCCGTGGTTGCCACGCTAATTTCGGTAGTGAAAAAGAATACCGTGGTTAATCCTGGTAAATTATTATTACCTCTGTCATTCGCCGCTATTCTTGGTGGCACGTTAACCTTAATTGGTACTTCTACTAACTTAATTGTAAATTCACTTTGGCTTGAACAAGGCCAAGAAAGCTTAGGTTTTTTTGACTTTACGTTAGTCGGTGGTTCGGCATTAATCGCTTGTTTGCTGATTATATTATTACGCCAAAATACCCTAGCTGATATGCCAAATGAGCAATTAGAGGTTAAGGAATACCTTGTTGAAGCACAAGTTAAACCAAACTCTAAACTTGTTGGCAAAAGCATTGAAGATAATGGCTTAAGAAATTTAGATACGCTGTTCTTAGTTGAACTTGTGCGCGACGGACGGCTGATTTCACCAGTGACACCTGATGAAGTTATTCAACCGCAAGACAGACTTATATTTAGTGGAGATATCAGTAAAGTATTGGTATTACAGCAATTTGACGGTTTATCGTTATTTGCTGAAGAAGATGGTTTATTGCGTGAAAACTTGACTGAAGTCTTGATTAAACATGATTCTGCTATTGTTGGTGAAACCTTAAAAACGGCAGGCTTTCGAGCTAGATTTGATGCCGCAGTGGTTGCTATTCGCCGAGAGGGCACTTCGCTTTCTGGCAAGCTGGGTGATATTACCGTTCAAGCGGGCGATTTCTTAGTATTAGCGGTGGGCTCTGATTTTTGTGCTCGCACGAATTTAACGAAAAACTTTTTTATACTTTCCGGCCATAAACCTGACAACATGCTGTCAGGTTGGCGCGACTCTTTAGCTATTTTTGGTTTTATTATTGCTATTGCACTGACCATGGTTACCAGCATAAGTTTATTATCGAGCTTAATGTTTTACCTTGCCCTGTTAATTTTATCAGGGTGTTTAACGGTTAATGAAATTAAGCGCCGTTTTCCGATTGAAATATGGTTAATTGTGTTAGGTGCGTTAACTTTAGCGCAAGCGTTTGAGCATAGTGGCGTTGCAGCTGTTTTTGCCAATGAAATTGAACATTTATTGGCAGGGCAAAGTGCGATAATTGCCATGGTAGTGATATTTTTTATTACCTTGATATTGACGGAAGTTATCACGAACAGCGCCGCTGCCGCTTTGGTATTTCCTGTTGCTTACAATATTGCACTTGGTTTAGGGGTTAATCCTTTACCTTTGGTCATGGCGGTTGCCTTTGGTGCTAGTGGCAGTTTTATAAGCCCTTATGGTTATCAAACCAATATTATGGTGTTTAATGCCGGTAATTATAAAGTGGCCGACTTTATTAAATTTGGTTGGCCGATAACGCTGACTTATAGTTTTGTAGTGTTAATGTTGCTACCTAAGGTTTTTCCGTTTTAAACTGACAGAAAACAAAGAGATAAGATATAGCTTTCAGTTTTAAGCTGTCAGCTTTCAGTAAGAAAATAAAGATCAGAGATTAGTTTTGTTTGGTTTTGATTTTACTGATAGCTTAAAACTGATAGCTTTAAGCTTTTTTATAATTTAATTGGAATAATATGAAAACTGAAAATACTGTTTGGCACACTCAGCAAGTGAGCAAAGCACAACGTGCTGAATTAAAACAGCAAAAAGCTTGTTTATTATGGTACACGGGTCTTAGTGGTTCGGGTAAGTCAACCATCGCTAATGCTGTTGACGCTTTATTATTTCAACGCAAGTGTCATAGTTATTTGCTTGATGGCGATAATGTTCGTCATGGTTTGAATGGTGATTTAGGTTTTAGCGATGAAGACAGAGTTGAAAATATTCGTCGTATAAGTGAAGTAGGCCAATTGTTTGTTGATGCGGGTTTAATTGTATCTACCGCCTTT includes the following:
- the cysD gene encoding sulfate adenylyltransferase subunit CysD encodes the protein MHLTHLQKLEAESIHIIREVAAEFDNPVMLYSVGKDSAVLLHLARKAFAPGKIPFPLLHVDTNWKFKEMIEFRDQMAKEYGFDLLVHKNPEGIAMNISPFEHGSAKHTDVMKTQGLKQALDQYGFDAAFGGARRDEEKSRAKERVYSFRDKNHRWDPKSQRPELWNIYNGKVNKGESIRVFPLSNWTELDIWQYIYLEGIKIVPLYLAEKRPVVERDGSLIMVDDERMPIGKDEVVQMKSVRFRTLGCYPLTGAVESTATTLPEIIQEMLLTKTSERQGRVIDHDSSGSMEKKKMEGYF
- the cysC gene encoding adenylyl-sulfate kinase, encoding MKTENTVWHTQQVSKAQRAELKQQKACLLWYTGLSGSGKSTIANAVDALLFQRKCHSYLLDGDNVRHGLNGDLGFSDEDRVENIRRISEVGQLFVDAGLIVSTAFISPFRADRALAASKLAPGEFIEVFIDTPIEICEQRDPKGLYKLARAGEIKDFTGIDSAYEAPENPQIHINSANKSVEQCAQQVVDYLVEQGLIVER
- a CDS encoding SLC13 family permease, giving the protein MLLTQWLLVAIFALTLIGLVCFPNKPERVFGSTTLLCLAASFVSTDDILSNAVNPGLVTLLLLVLCSFAYERTSIIRRISALMLNGKAATASFRTLVFTALSSALISNTAVVATLISVVKKNTVVNPGKLLLPLSFAAILGGTLTLIGTSTNLIVNSLWLEQGQESLGFFDFTLVGGSALIACLLIILLRQNTLADMPNEQLEVKEYLVEAQVKPNSKLVGKSIEDNGLRNLDTLFLVELVRDGRLISPVTPDEVIQPQDRLIFSGDISKVLVLQQFDGLSLFAEEDGLLRENLTEVLIKHDSAIVGETLKTAGFRARFDAAVVAIRREGTSLSGKLGDITVQAGDFLVLAVGSDFCARTNLTKNFFILSGHKPDNMLSGWRDSLAIFGFIIAIALTMVTSISLLSSLMFYLALLILSGCLTVNEIKRRFPIEIWLIVLGALTLAQAFEHSGVAAVFANEIEHLLAGQSAIIAMVVIFFITLILTEVITNSAAAALVFPVAYNIALGLGVNPLPLVMAVAFGASGSFISPYGYQTNIMVFNAGNYKVADFIKFGWPITLTYSFVVLMLLPKVFPF
- a CDS encoding four helix bundle protein, translating into MNFEKLDVWKRAARLSADIYKQTSSLRDFGFRDQITRSGLSVPSNIAEGMTRETPKDKRHFITIARSSLAELRTQIYIGIDIGYLPKDKSQYWIKETEELSAMLTGLRNSI
- the cysN gene encoding sulfate adenylyltransferase subunit CysN; this encodes MIDSPEKNIVENGLLETDIEAYLKQHENKEMVRFFTCGSVDDGKSTLIGRLLHDSKMIFEDQLAAIKNDSKKSGTTGEAIDLALLVDGLQSEREQGITIDVAYRYFATDKRKFIIADTPGHEQYTRNMATGASTCDLAIILIDARHGVQVQTRRHSFICSLLGIKHVLVAVNKMDLVDYSQERYQEIKKDYRNFADDLAFEDVRFVPISALNGDNVVEESSNMSWYPGATLMKLLNTIKVDDQKSFTQFRLQVQYVNRPNLDFRGFAGTVGSGHVRVGDEIVALPSGKESKIKSIVTFEGDIERADHGMAVTLTLEDEIDISRGEMIVKKGHIPSSAKELSATIVWMHEDELEPGREYYIKHGSKLTTGHAVKIDHRIDVNTLEKFDVDQLALNEIGVAHFEVSEALHFDAYGDNKATGAFIIIDRLSNVTVGAGMINGALEAQQEHQYSAFEKELNTLVRKHFPHWGARDLLK